The Candidatus Caldatribacterium sp. nucleotide sequence GATGCAAATAAGCTCTTTGGGTACTCAGCGCAGCAGACCCTTGACATCGCCCAGCGCCTCTACGAGCACTACAAGCTCATTACTTACCCCCGTACCGATTCTCGTTACCTTTCGGAGGACCTCCTCGGGCAGGTGGAGAAGAGCATCGCCATGCTCTCTCGCTGTGGCTTTGGGGAATTTACGAAGGGCCTTTCTCCAAGGGAGGCACTGAAGGATAAACGGGTTTTTGACCGAAGTAAAGTTACTGACCACCACGCCATCATCCCCACGGGTGAAGAAATTCGCTGGGAAGCGCTGAGAGAGAGCGAGAGAAAGGTTATGGACCTCGTGGTACGTCGTTTCCTCGCTGTTTTCTACCCTCCAGCTTCCTGGATGCACCGGGCGATTACGACTGAGGTTTCGGGAGAAAAATTCGTGAGCAAGGCTAAGATTCTTGTTGAGGCGGGATGGCGGGTCCTCTATCCCCGAGAGGAAGAAGAGTTCCTTCCCGTTGTTCCTCGGGGAGAAATGGTGGATGTGGCGGAGGTTTGGAGCGAGGAGAAGGAGACGAAGGCTCCCCCAAGGTACACCGAGGCGACGCTCCTTGCGGCTATGGAGGGAGCGGGGCGCTTCGTAGAGGACGAGGAACTCCGGGAAGTTCTCAAGGAAAGCGGCATTGGAACACCGGCTACCCGAGCAGCCATTATTGAACGTCTCATTGAAGTTGGGTACGTGGAACGCGAAGGAAAGACCCTCATTCCCACCTCTAAGGGCATGGAACTCATCCGCCTTGTGGAGAGCATTCCCATACCGGAGCTTGCCTCCCCACAGCTCACCGGAGAGTGGGAGAAGAAACTCAACCTCATTGAGAGAGGACAGTTCACTCGAGAACTCTTCATGGAGGACATAAAAAAGCTCACGCGTGAAATAGTGGAGAAGGTAAAGGCCCAGGCCTCTGAGGATGTTCGAGGGGCCAAAAGCCGGATGATGGGTTTGGGAGAGCCTGTCGGAATGTGTCCCCTCTGTGGAGCTCCGGTGTACGAGAACAAGAAGGCTTTCAACTGTTCCCGCTGGAGAGAGGGATGTCCCTTTACGGTATGGAAGGTCATCTCGGGAAAGAAGATTTCCCGTCAGCAGGTGCAGAAACTTCTGGCAACCGGGAAGACAGGCAAAATTTCGGGTTTCCGTTCTCGGAAGGGGAAGAAGTTCTCCGCTACGCTTGTGCTCTCCGAAGAAGGAAAGGTGGAGTTCTCCTTTTCGGGTACTGTTTCGAAGGTCCGGGGGAGTAAAGGTGATAGCGAGGAGAACGGAGATTGAGTATAATTAGCGTGGTATGGAAGAGCTGAAAGACCAGGGCGAGGTAAAAGAATGCTTTCGAATTCTGGGAATGCGACCTCTTTCGGGAAGTGTCACCGTTGGAGGATCGAAAAACGCAGCTTTGCCCATTCTTGCCGCTGCGCTTTTGAGTGAGGAGCCCTCGGTTATCCACAATGCCCCGGATCTTCTGGATGTACAGACGATGGTCATGGTCCTTGAGAGCCTGGGGGCAAAAGTCGAGCGAGTTGGGCGACATTCGTACCGTATCTTCCCCGCAGCCCTTTCAGGATTCGAACCACCGTATGAGCTCATCAGGAAGATGAGGGCTTCCTTTCTCGTCACAGGGCCTCTCATTTCCCGCCTTGGAAGGGCTCAGGTTCCGCTCCCTGGAGGATGTGCCATTGGTTCTCGACCGATTGATCTCCACCTCAAGGGATTCGCCCACCTTGGGGTTCACGTTTCCATGCGTTCCGGGTACGTTGAGGCTTGGGCGGAAAAGCTCCACGGTGGCGAAGTGTACTTTGACTTTCCAAGCGTCGGTGCGACAGAAAACGTCATGATGCTTGCGGCAACCATTGAGGATGAGACCATTATTGCCAATGCTGCTCGGGAACCAGAGGTTGTGGATCTCGCACGCTTTCTCACCCTTATGGGGGCTTCCGTAGAGGGGGCAGGAACCGATACCATTGTTGTGCGGGGGCGGAGAGACCTTAAAGGATGCGAGCACACCATCATGAACGACCGTATAGAAGCAGGTACGTTCTGTGTGGCCGCCGCCATCACTCGGGGTGATGTGGTGGTGCAGGGGGTTGAGACGTCGCTCCTTCGGTCCGTGCTCACGAAGCTTGAGGAAATTGGTGCAGGGGTTGAGAAAGTGGCCGAGGATGCGGTTCGCGTGACCATGTCTGGTAGGCCAAAGCCGGCAAACATTAAGACTATGCCCTATCCCGGTTTTCCAACGGATATGCAGGCTCAGTTCATGTCTTTGCTCTGCCTTGCCGATGGAGTAAGCGTCATAACTGAGACTGTTTTTGAGAGTCGCTTTGCCCACGTGGGGGAGCTTGAGCGGATGGGGGCAAAGGTTCAGGTTGAAGGACGAAGTGCCGTAGTCGTGGGAGTGGAGAAGCTCACCGGAGCCCAGGTTACGGCCACAGACCTTCGGGCAGGTGCAGCCCTTGTCCTTGCGGGTCTTGCCGCAGAAGGTGCGACTGAGGTGTACAGTGTACACCACATCGACCGAGGGTATGAGGACCTTGAGGTGAAGCTTCGGTCTCTTGGGGCATCTATTGAGCGGGTACGCGGGTAGTGGGAGGAATTCACATGTGGAACAAACGATTGGGCATTGACCTTGGGACGGCGACAACCCTCATTTACCTCCACGGACGTGGAATTGTGCTCAACGAGCCTTCGGTGGTGGCAATCGCTAAGGACTCGAATCAGATTCTCGCCGTTGGAAAAGAAGCCTGGGAGATGATTGGAAAAACTCCTGAGCACATTGTAGCCCACCGTCCGCTGCGAGATGGCGTCATCAGCAACTACGAAATTACTCGAAAAATGCTCACCTATTTCATTCAGCGGGTGTGTGGGAGAAGCCTTTTCAAGCCCGATGTGGTTATTTGCGTGCCCTCTGGGGGAACAGAGGTCGAGAAACGGGCTGTTCTTGAAGCGGCGTACCATGCAGGGGCTCGAAGGGCCTATCTCATTGAAGAGCCAATGGCGGCTGCCCTGGGGGCTGGCCTTGATATTACCGAACCTTCAGGGAGTATGGTCATCGATATTGGTGGAGGCACAACAGACATTGCGGTACTCTCCCTTGGTGGCATTGTGGTGAGTCAATCTGTACGAGTAGCAGGGGACAAAATGGACGAAGCCATCATGCGTCACCTCCGCAAGAAGTTCAACCTCCTTGTCGGTGAGAAGACCGCAGAAGTAATCAAAATCGAAATTGGTTGGGCTGTTCCTCCTCCGGAGGATAAAGCGATTCGGGTCAAGGGGAGGGATCTCGTCTCGGGGCTTCCAAAGGAAATTCTCCTCACCGCTTCTGAGGTGTACAAGTGTCTCACCGAGCCCCTTGCGTCCATTGTGGAAGCAGCGCGAATGGTTCTTGAGCATACGCCCCCAGAACTTGCTGCCGATATCGGCGAGAAGGGAATTTGCCTGACGGGTGGAGGATCACTCCTGCGGGGCATCGATGAAATGCTCTCGAAAGCCCTGGGGACCCCGGTCTATGTTGCCGATGATCCCATATCCTGCGTAGCTCTTGGAGCGGGGAAGGTTCTTGACTATTTGAAGTTCCTCCGAAATGGTTTCCTCTACACTAAAGGGAGGAATGCGTAACTTTTGTGGTGGCGTAAGGCCGTCCTTCTTTTTGGGGTAGTGAGTCTTTTCCTTTTCCTCTCTCCCTGGGTCCTGGGTGGAGAAATCCCCTATTTCCCTTTTTCTGCGCTTCGCAAAGGCATGAAGGCGGTGGGAAAAACCGTCCTCTACGGAACTCAGGTGGAAGAGTTCTCCCTGGAAATCATCGACGTGGTTCGGGCAAAAGACATCACCGACAGCTACTTTGTGGTTCTTGTAACCGACGAAAAAATCCGAAGCCTCGGGGGCATTCTTGCGGGGATGAGCGGGAGTCCTGTTTACGTCCGGGGGCGAGTTGCGGGAGCTCTTTCCCACAGCTTCGAAACCCAGGACCACCTGGTGGGGGTGGTAACACCGATTGAGGCCATGCTCAAGATGTGGGAAGAGGAGGAAATCCTTGCTCCTCTTGAAGGGAAAGAGAAATCCGTGGTTTTTTGCTTTGGGTTTGGTCGGAGGGCGTGGGAGCGCCTGTGTCAAAAGTTTGGCAAAAAGTACGATCTCAGAAGGATTCTGTCCTTTCCTCAACTCTTCTCTGGTGAAGGAAAGGAAAAGGGCGTTTCTCTTGAGCCAGGGAGTGCAATTGGTGTGCAGCTTGTCACTGGCGATGCTGAGGTGGTGAGCATTGGCACTTTGACCCTTCGGGAAGGGGATCGTTTCCTCGCCTTAGGACATCCTTTCCTCCACCGGGGGAGAGCCCAGTACTTTCTTTCTTCCGTGTACGTGAACTTCAGCCTCAAGGGCAACGAGTTCCCCTTCAAGGTTGGCACGCCTCTTGAGATTGTGGGTACGGTGGAGGAGGATCGGGGCGTAGGCATAGCGGGGCGATTTGGTGTTTTTCCCGAAACCACGGAGGTCATGGTCCAGGTGAAAGAGGGGGTTACGAAGCGAGAGTTCCGCTTCTCGGTGGTGCGGGAAGAGGATATTCTTGTGGATTTCCTACCTGAGCTTGTGCTTGATGCCATTGACCGAACCATCGACCGTCAATCCCCAGGAAGTGTGGACGTGAAGTTCCGACTTGAAGGCGATGGAACGCTTGTGGAAGAGGAATTCTTCTGGGTGAGTGAACCGGATATTGCTACCTTTACCGCGGGTACCCTTCAGAAAATCTTTGAGTCGCTCCTTAAAAACCCGTACCGTCCCCTTGGGGTTCAGAGAGTAGAGATCGGCATTGAGGTGTTCCCTGAGATGCAACGGGGGTGGATTGTTTCCTGCGAGTTCCCAAGAATTGTAAGGCGAGGCGAAAGGGTCGAAGGGAAGGTCACCATTTTTCTGTACCGTCAGGGAATACGGGATGTCTCTTTGAGCTTTACCCTTCCACCTGATTTTGTCCCTGGTGAGGCAGAGGTTACGGTGCGAGGGAAGGGTGGTGGAGGGGAGGAAACAGAGGGGAGCTCTTTTGCTCCGAGTTTTGAGGAGTACGTTGAAGAGAAGCTCGATACCTTCCGCAGCGACGGCGTCAACCTTGAAGTCGGGGCTCGAAGCGATTTCTCCCAGAAGAATGCCTACCTCAAGACCCATGTGTTCCTTCCCTTTGTCCTTGAGGGAAGTGCCTCGACGAAAGTATGGGTGAATTGAGAAAGAGAAGAATTTTCTGGAGTCTTGGGATAGCTTTTGTACTCTTCCTCTCCCTTCTTTGGGGAGGAAGGTACTTCGTGCAAAAGGTTATGGAGGAATTGAAAACCCGTTACGGTCTTACCGTTGCCGCACGGAAGGTTACCCCACTTTTTCTGGGGTTTTCACTTGAAGGGGTTTCCATTCAAGGCAGGGGATTCTTGCTCCGGGCACCGTATCTTCTTGCCCGCCTGAGCTGGACAAAAGGGGTTTCTCTTACTGTTGTGGACGGAGAGTTTTCCTTCTCCGAGTTCCCCTCTTTTTTCTCCTTTGAGTCCCTCCCTCCCTTCTCCCTCAGGGTACAGAGGGGTCGTTTCGTGGGAATGCGTGACCTCGTGTGGGATGGATGGTTTGAAAAAAGCGGAGCACATTTCTCCTTCGGTGTAGCTTCCTCCTTTTTCTCTCTCCGGGGGAACATTCAGGGGGATACGGTCTCCTTTTCGGGAATGTACCGTGCCTCGCCTTTCCGGGGGATGTTCTCACTGCGGGACGGGAGTTTCTCCGGGGACTTTGGGGGAATGCACTGCAGTGGAGTCTTCTCCCGCACGGGAAAAGCCTTTCGAATTTCCCCGTTTCTCGTCGAGGGAAGAGGGGTGCGATTTTCCGGGGAGTGCGCTTTCGGTGAGGACGCGTTGCTTTCCCTTTCAGGAGTGGTCCATGCCCTTGGGATGGAATTTCCCCTTGCGCTTTCGGGACATCTTGCCCTTCCTACCTTTGAAGGGGATTTCCAAAGCGGGGAGCTTTCAGGACATCTCGTGGTGGACCTCAATGCCCTTTCCTTTCTCCTTGCTCTGCACCCTCGCTCGAGGTGGCAGGGAATCCACGTTTCTGGAAAGCTTGAGGGCTTCTTCCGGAACAACGTTACGGTGAAGTTCACCGATTTTTCGGTGGATGTACCCGAGCAGGACATTTCTTTTACTCTTGAGGGAGAACTCAAGGGAGCGGGGGAGACACTTCAGGGAGAGATGGAGCTCCGGAGGCTTCGGGGGAGAATCGGTGATTGGGAGTTCGAAGGGGAAGAGTTTCGGGCGCATCTTAACGGTAAGGGGGTTGCATTTTCCGGCGAAGGAGTGTTCCTCGGTGGACGGGTGACAGTATCCGGTGAGTACAAGGAGGGGAAGCTCCGTGTCTTTGGAAAAGTTTTCGATATCCCCCTTGAGGAGATTATGGGAAGGGAAGACGTACCGCTCTCAGGTGCCTTTTCCGGGAGTTTTGCCCTCGAAAGGGAAGGGGAAGGCTTCAAGCTCTCTCTCTCCTTGGCTGACGGGCACCTCTGCGTGCAGGGGATAGATTTCGGACGTATTGCTTCCGGAGAAGTCATGCTTACGAGAGGTACTGTTTCCCTTCGCAATCTCTGCCTTGTCCAGGGAGAGGGAAAGTTTTTGGGAAGCCTGACGCGGGATTCTTCAGGGGTCAGGGGGGAGGGTGTTTTTGAAAATTACCCCCTTCATTCCCTTTGGGAGGGAAAGGAGGTTCGGCTCCTCCTCCAGGGGAAGGTTGCCTTCGATTGGGGCAAGGAACGCTCTGTATCTTTTTCCCTCTCTGCACCTTTCTGGACCTTTGGGCCCTTTGGGGGTCGGGATCTCTCTCTGGTGGGCACGATGAAGGGGGAAGAAGTGGAGCTTGAACGCCTTTCCCTTTTCTGGGACGGAGGATTCCTCAACGCCTGGGGGGATCTCGTGCTTGGGAAAAGAGTTGACCTCCAGGGGGAAGTCCAGAATCTCCGCATCCCGGAGAATGACTTTCGCGTGAGCGGGGTGGTTGCGAAAGCCCGCCTTCTGCTCTCTGGTTCCTGGGAGGATGCGCACTGGGAGTTTGAGGGAGAGGGCTCTTCGCTCCGAATGGAAAGGGAGCCTTTGGGAGAGCGAGTTACTCTGAGACTCTCTGGGAGAATTTCCCTGGAACGCCTCCTTGAAGGTCGAGCTTCCCTCCCTGAGGTGCTCAACCCGGAAATCCTCGAAGAAGGGATCATTGAGGTCTTTGGGGTCAACCTGAGACTCTTTGGGGGAGAATTCTTCTCGAAGGTGCTGGGAACCTTTGATATGCGTTTTACCCTTGACACGGAGAAAAAGCTGTGGCGCTTTTTTTCGGGCGCGATTACCTTCTCTTTTCCCCCGTACGGAAACTTCGCCGGAGAAGTTCACGGAACGTACGACGGAAAGAGTTTCGTGGTGGAAGGCATGGAACTTGAAGGAGATAACGGGGTACGTCTCTCGGGAAGAGGGATAGTGGATACCAGGACAGAGAGCCTGGACATTCGCATTCTGGGGGAAGCCCAATCCACCCTTTCTTTCGAGGGGTTTAGGGTCAGCCTTGAGGGAAAGGGAGAGTTTCATGTCTTTGGAAAATGGGCATCCCCAACTCAAGAAGGATCGTTCTGCGTGCAGAGGGTAGAGGTATCAGGCCAGGACAGAACCTATCTCCTCCTTGAGAATCTCAGTGGAAAGCTTTCCGGAGGGGTTCTGCGATTTTCCGGTTCCCAGGGGGCTTTTCTTGGAGGACGACTGACGAGGATAGAAGGTGAGATCACCCCCGAGGGTCTTGCCGTTTCTGGGGACCTTGATGGAGAAGGGGCATTCCCAGGGCTTGAAGGGATTTTTCAGGGACGCTGGAGCGGACGATTTGCACTTTCTGGAAAGGATGGACAGTACACCTTTGAAGGGGATATCGGTATTGCCAAGGCTTCTGTAAACGTCCAAAAGGGCCGTTCTCAGGGTGTTCCAGATCTCTCCCTTCTGGAAGGGTTTTGGACGAGGTTTCCCGTTTCGGTGAAACTCCGCTTTACTCTTCAAGATACTCTCTCTGTGGAGACCGATTTTCTACGCCTTGTGCTCTCTGGGGGTATGACTCTCTACTCCGAAAAAGGTGAGTTCTCCCTCGAGGGGCGGTTCGACGTCGTTGAGGGAACGTACGATCTGGTGGCCTGTACCATTCCCCTTGAGGGGTACATTTCCTTTACCCATTTCGGAGGGTGCATGCCGCAGCTTCGTCTTGAAGGACGGAAAAGCGTTAGGGGGTACGATGTTCGGGTGCGCATCGATGGCCCTCTCTCGGGGTATACGATTGATTTTTCCTCGGAGCCTCCTCTCTCGAAAGAAGAAATACTCTCGCTCCTTTTTTTGGGTGACAAGGATGCGTACGCGGACCTTGACCGGGTGAACCTTTCGCCGGTCCTTGCAAAGGTTGCCCGGTTCTTCCTGAAGGGGAACTTCGCCTTGCGGGCGGAGCCTTTCTTTGACGCGGTGACCTTCGATCCTGAAGATTTTTCCCGGGTTACCCTCGAAAAAAGGCTTGGTAAGAACGTGACTATCGGGTATACTCAGAACTTGGACGGAGGGTCGTCCTTTGAGGTGGACGTGGATTTCAACAAAGAGTGGTCCTTCGAATTTGAGCGGAAGGAGAGCGGAGAAACGGAGTGGATGCTTCAGTTCACCACGAAGTTTTGAGCTTGAAAGGGGGAGAATTTTGTGGTTGCCCAGTCCCGGTGGCTCCTTTTAGTGGCGACGATCCTTGTAGGGATAGCCTTTCTTAGGGTATGCGCCTTCGGTCAAGAAGTTGCCCTTCCTGTTGTGGCTATCCGAGTCGAAGGGAACGAACACGTCAATACCCAGCTCATACTTTCGGCTGTTTCTCTGGGGCTTAAGGAGCCCTTCAACCCCCAGAAAGTCGAACAGGATATCAAGAGCATTTTTGACCTTGGGTACTTCTCCAAGGTTTGGGCAGAGACAAAGCGGTACCCTGACGGTATCGAGGTCATCTACAAGGTGGAGGAGTTGCCGGTTATTCAGGATATCGACATTCAGGGCAACACGGTACTCTCCACAGAAGAGATACGCCAGGCTATGATTGTTGCCCCGGGGCAGGTCATGAACTGGCAGATTTTCCAGCGGGACCTTGAACGCATCAAGGCGCTCTACAGCAACAGGGGTTTCCTCATGACGGCGGCGGAGAACATCCGTTTCGACGAAAAAGGAGTGCTCCACTTCACCGTTCGGGAGGGGGTTATAGAGCGGGTTGAATTCGAGGGCCTGCAAAAAACAAAGGAGTACGTCCTCCGCCGAGAGCTCACCTTTACTCCCCCGGTGGTCTTTGATTTTGCCAAGATCAAGGAGAGCATGAGGGCTATATACAATCTGGGCTTTTTCGAGGACATCACCATGAAGCTTGAGCCTGGAAGCGATCGGGACCACGTGGTTGTAAGGGTAAAAGTGGTGGAGAAAGCAACGGGTGAAGCCGGGATTGGCGTTGGGTACAATAGTGAAAAGGGTTGGCTGGGCTTTGTCCGGTACCAGGAATCGAACTTCGGCGGGAATGCCCAAAAGCTCGAGCTCAGGTACGAATTCGGTGCCAGGACACTTTACCGGATTTCCTTCGAAGAACCCTGGCTTTTCGGCGAACCCATCTTCTTTGGAGTTGCACTGTACGACAAGGTGGAGAAAAAGAAGAACTGGGTAGACCAGGAAGTCGTGGGGGAGTACGAGGAGGAACGCTTGGGAGGTCAAATTGCGCTGGGTGGACGTTTCGGAAAAGACTGGCAGTGGCGCGTGCAGTACAAATCCGAAGATATCACCATTATCCCTCTTGAGGGAGAACCACCTCAAGGGGATGGAAAAACGAACTCTCTCACCCCAACCGTTATCTACGATACCCGTGACGATGTTTTCAATCCCCACGAGGGCTGGTACTGCGCACTCCAGGTCGAGTTTGCGGGAGGTTTCTTAGGAGGTGATTACGACTACACGAAGTACGTTTTGGACGCACGGAACTACATCAGTGCCGGTGAAAATGCCGTCCTGGCTCTGAGGCTCCTTGGAGGTATTGCAGATCGGGAACTTCCGAGCTTTGAGAAGTTCTCGGTGGGTGGTGTCAGTACCCTTCGGGGGTATGACCTCTACGAGTTCCAGGGTGATAAGATGCTTGTGGCAAACCTCGAGTACCGTTTTGAGGTGGCCAAAAACACTCAGGTCGTGGTTTTTGGAGATGCGGGATACGCCTGGGACCTGCGTGAGCCTATTGATCTTGGGGATGTGAAAATCGGTTACGGTGTGGGACTGAGGTTCGATACACCCATTGGACCCATTCGCCTCGACTACGGTATTGGGGAATTGGGAACCCAGACATACGTGAGTATTGGACAGACATTTTAGTGGAGAGGAGAGGACTTATGAGGAGAATTCTGATCTGTGTTCTTGCTGCAGCTTTACTCATTACCTTTGCTGGTGCCCTTTCTTTTGCCCAAACCAAGAAGGGTTCGTCTCCGACGCCATCGCCAATGGCCATTGGTATAGTGGACATCAACAAGGTTTTCGATGCCCATCCGAACACGGCAAAGATCACCNNNNNNNNNNCGAGAAGAAAATTGCCGAAGAGTTCCAGAAGAGACAGCAGGAGCTCAACGAGAAAGGAAAAGGGAAAACTCGGGAAGAAGTACAAAAACTCGAGGAAGAAATGAATGCCGCCTGGGCACCGGTGCGGGATGAAATGCTCAAAGAGCGGCAAGCACTCATTGAGGAGCGTTACAATGACATCATTGCGGCTATCCGGAAGGTCGCTGAGTCAATGCAGCTTAGTCTTGTCATCCGGAGCACTCTCCGCATCCCGGTGAACCAGAAGGAAGTCCTTGAAATGCCCCTTGTGCTCTACGGCGGCACGGACATCACCGAGACAGTCATACAAGAGCTCCAGAACATCGTGGCGGCGCGAGAAAAAGAGAAGAAGTGAGCCCTTTGCGGCTTGGAGACCTTGCAGTACACCTCAAAGGAGAACTCTTTGGGGACCCTGACTTTGTGGTTCAGGGTGTTCGGGAGCCTCAGGAAGCGGGGGAGAGGGATCTTGTCTTCCTCTTTGATGCCCGTTTCCTGAAGGAAGTCGTCCTGTCCCGGGCGAAAGCGGTGGTGACGGGGAAGGGAAATCGAGGAAGTCTCCAAGAAAAGTTCGTTATTGAAGTTGAAAATCCTCGTCTTGCCTTTGCCCGGGTTCTCTCCCTCTTTTGTACTCCCTTTCGTCCGCCTCAGGGCGTACATCCCCTCGCCTTTGTTCATCCCCGGGCGCGCATTGGTCGTGATGTAGCCATCGGTCCCTTTTCGGTCATCGAAGAGGATGCTTCAGTTGGGGATCGAACGTGCATTTTCCCCCAGGTCTACGTGGGTAAGGGAGTGCAAATAGGAAGCGATTGCATCCTCTACCCGCAGGTGGTGGTGCGGGAGTACTGTGTCTTGGGAAATAGGGTTATTCTCCACAGCGGTGTGGTTGTGGGTGCTGACGGGTTTGGGTATGAGTGGACTGGCAGGAACTACGAGAAAATTCCTCAGGTTGGAACAGTGGTCATTGAGGACGATGTCGAGATTGGTGCCAACACAACCGTCGATCGAGCAACTCTTGGCTGCACCCGCATCGGCCAGGGGACAAAAATCGACAACTTGGTCATGATTGCCCATAATGTCCGTGTGGGACAGAATGTGATCATTGTTGCTCAATCGGGCATTGCGGGAAGTAGTGACATCGGGAACGGCGTCATCATGGGAGGACAGGCAGGGGTTGTGGACCACTGCCGTGTTGGAGAAGGTGCCCGAATTGCTGCTCGGGCAGTGGTGACTGCAGAGGTGCGTCCCGGGGAGATGGTTTCCGGGTTCCCTGCCCAGGAACACCGTCGAGAGCTCCGAGAGCGGGCCCTGGTTCGAAAGCTCCCAGAAATGTGGCGCAAAATCAGGGACCTTGAAGAGCGTATCCGAAAACTCCTTGGAGAATGAGAACGCCTCCCTTGCAGCGCACTATTAGGTATCCCACGGTGGTTGCGGGTTTAGGTCTGCACAGCGGTAAACCCGCCCGGGTTACCCTGTGCCCTGGGGAACCGAACACGGGCATTCTTTTTCGGGTCTTTTGGAATGGGCACGAAAAGGTTATTCCCGCTCTCTTCCCGTACGCTACCTTAGGGCCGCGCTCCAGCGTTCTGCAGGACGGCGAGATTTCTGTGGCCACGATTGAGCACTTCTTGGGAGCCTGCTGGGTGGCGGGTATCGACAATCTCGAGGTTGTGGTAGAAGGGGAGGAGCTTCCCGCAGGTGACGGGAGCGCTCTCCACTGGATACAGGCCTTGCAACGGGCAGGGGTACAGGAACAAGGAGTGGAGCGAAAGACGTTTGTCATTGATCGAATTTTCTCCGTGGAGCACAATGGGGGGTATCTCTTTGCCTTTCCGGCTTCAGAACTTGTTCTAACCTATATCCTGGACGGCGCGACCTCGGGAGAGTTCCTCCAGGGGTTGACGCTTCGCGAGGGGGGGATTCTTGAGGTCCTTCCGGGAGCAAGAACGTTTGCCTTTTTGTGGGAAAGGGAGGAACTCAAGCGACAGGGCCTTGGTAAGGGCGTGCGGAATAAGGCGGTGCTCCTTGACTCTTCTGGTCTTGGGGATCGTCCGTTGCGCTTGCCTTACGAGGCCTGTGCCCATAAGATTCTCGACCTCCTGGGGGATTTGATGCTCCTTGGAGTACGAGTTAGAGGAGGGTTTTTGGGATTTCGATCTGGGCATGCGCTAAACCACAGGATGGTGAGAGTACTTTGGGAGGAAATGGGCAATGGGCATCCACAGGACAGCACTTGTAGACCCTGAGGCGCAGATTGGGGAGAACGTCGAAATAGGGCCGTGCGTCGTTATTCGGGGAAAAGTGACCATTGGCAATGGAACAAAAATCGCTCCCTTTGCAGTTCTTGAGGGGACGGTTGAGGTTGGTCCTTCCTGTTTCATTGGACACCATGCGGTCATTGGGACTCCTCCGCAGGACGTATCCTTCCGGGGTGAGGAGAGCGGGGTGGTGATCGGCGAGGGCACGGTTCTCCGGGAGTTTGTCACCGTGCATCGGGCAACAGGAGAGGGAAAAATGACACATATTGGGAAATCCTGCTTCATCATGGCCTATTGCCACATCGCCCATAATTGCTTCGTTGGCAATGGGGTGACCATGGCCAATGGGGCAAGCCTTGCTGGGTACGTTACCGTTGAAGACTGGGCAACCCTGAGTGGATTCGTGGGGGTTCACCAGTTCGTCCGTATTGGAAAACTCGCCATGGTGGGAGGGCTCTCAAAAGTGGTCATGGATATCCCTCCCTACGTTCTTGCTGATGGTCACCCGGCCCGAGTGTTCGGACTCAACCGGGTGGGCATGCGAAGGAGGGGCATTCCTAAGGAGAAACGAGAGAGCATTGCCCAAGTGTACCGCTTCCTTTTTCGGAGTGGGAAGCCTCTGCGGAGGGCGATGGAAGAGATTGAAGGCAAAGGATTTGATCCGGAAGTTGTCAATGAGATTCTCGCTTTCCTGCGC carries:
- a CDS encoding topoisomerase C-terminal repeat-containing protein, whose product is DANKLFGYSAQQTLDIAQRLYEHYKLITYPRTDSRYLSEDLLGQVEKSIAMLSRCGFGEFTKGLSPREALKDKRVFDRSKVTDHHAIIPTGEEIRWEALRESERKVMDLVVRRFLAVFYPPASWMHRAITTEVSGEKFVSKAKILVEAGWRVLYPREEEEFLPVVPRGEMVDVAEVWSEEKETKAPPRYTEATLLAAMEGAGRFVEDEELREVLKESGIGTPATRAAIIERLIEVGYVEREGKTLIPTSKGMELIRLVESIPIPELASPQLTGEWEKKLNLIERGQFTRELFMEDIKKLTREIVEKVKAQASEDVRGAKSRMMGLGEPVGMCPLCGAPVYENKKAFNCSRWREGCPFTVWKVISGKKISRQQVQKLLATGKTGKISGFRSRKGKKFSATLVLSEEGKVEFSFSGTVSKVRGSKGDSEENGD
- the murA gene encoding UDP-N-acetylglucosamine 1-carboxyvinyltransferase, producing the protein MEELKDQGEVKECFRILGMRPLSGSVTVGGSKNAALPILAAALLSEEPSVIHNAPDLLDVQTMVMVLESLGAKVERVGRHSYRIFPAALSGFEPPYELIRKMRASFLVTGPLISRLGRAQVPLPGGCAIGSRPIDLHLKGFAHLGVHVSMRSGYVEAWAEKLHGGEVYFDFPSVGATENVMMLAATIEDETIIANAAREPEVVDLARFLTLMGASVEGAGTDTIVVRGRRDLKGCEHTIMNDRIEAGTFCVAAAITRGDVVVQGVETSLLRSVLTKLEEIGAGVEKVAEDAVRVTMSGRPKPANIKTMPYPGFPTDMQAQFMSLLCLADGVSVITETVFESRFAHVGELERMGAKVQVEGRSAVVVGVEKLTGAQVTATDLRAGAALVLAGLAAEGATEVYSVHHIDRGYEDLEVKLRSLGASIERVRG
- a CDS encoding rod shape-determining protein; the protein is MWNKRLGIDLGTATTLIYLHGRGIVLNEPSVVAIAKDSNQILAVGKEAWEMIGKTPEHIVAHRPLRDGVISNYEITRKMLTYFIQRVCGRSLFKPDVVICVPSGGTEVEKRAVLEAAYHAGARRAYLIEEPMAAALGAGLDITEPSGSMVIDIGGGTTDIAVLSLGGIVVSQSVRVAGDKMDEAIMRHLRKKFNLLVGEKTAEVIKIEIGWAVPPPEDKAIRVKGRDLVSGLPKEILLTASEVYKCLTEPLASIVEAARMVLEHTPPELAADIGEKGICLTGGGSLLRGIDEMLSKALGTPVYVADDPISCVALGAGKVLDYLKFLRNGFLYTKGRNA
- a CDS encoding translocation/assembly module TamB domain-containing protein, with product MELEGDNGVRLSGRGIVDTRTESLDIRILGEAQSTLSFEGFRVSLEGKGEFHVFGKWASPTQEGSFCVQRVEVSGQDRTYLLLENLSGKLSGGVLRFSGSQGAFLGGRLTRIEGEITPEGLAVSGDLDGEGAFPGLEGIFQGRWSGRFALSGKDGQYTFEGDIGIAKASVNVQKGRSQGVPDLSLLEGFWTRFPVSVKLRFTLQDTLSVETDFLRLVLSGGMTLYSEKGEFSLEGRFDVVEGTYDLVACTIPLEGYISFTHFGGCMPQLRLEGRKSVRGYDVRVRIDGPLSGYTIDFSSEPPLSKEEILSLLFLGDKDAYADLDRVNLSPVLAKVARFFLKGNFALRAEPFFDAVTFDPEDFSRVTLEKRLGKNVTIGYTQNLDGGSSFEVDVDFNKEWSFEFERKESGETEWMLQFTTKF
- the lpxD gene encoding UDP-3-O-(3-hydroxymyristoyl)glucosamine N-acyltransferase codes for the protein MSPLRLGDLAVHLKGELFGDPDFVVQGVREPQEAGERDLVFLFDARFLKEVVLSRAKAVVTGKGNRGSLQEKFVIEVENPRLAFARVLSLFCTPFRPPQGVHPLAFVHPRARIGRDVAIGPFSVIEEDASVGDRTCIFPQVYVGKGVQIGSDCILYPQVVVREYCVLGNRVILHSGVVVGADGFGYEWTGRNYEKIPQVGTVVIEDDVEIGANTTVDRATLGCTRIGQGTKIDNLVMIAHNVRVGQNVIIVAQSGIAGSSDIGNGVIMGGQAGVVDHCRVGEGARIAARAVVTAEVRPGEMVSGFPAQEHRRELRERALVRKLPEMWRKIRDLEERIRKLLGE